In Pseudomonadota bacterium, a genomic segment contains:
- the cobS gene encoding adenosylcobinamide-GDP ribazoletransferase, whose protein sequence is MITAFWAALGFLTCLPVPRGLPHGGPTAGHSVVMYPLAGLVIGALCGIEAALFDGVGEGLRAAIVVTLWVALTGGLHLDGLADWADAWAAGRGDRDRSLAVLEDPHAGAMAIVAVVLVLLVKFAALAEVLGGQAYAPLILAPVLGRTAVTLVLLTTPYVRVSGLGSELLANLPRRAAIGSAGVAFVVCAFGLGVFATASALATVYLLRRFMIAHLGGCTGDTLGATVEVVEAVILVTAASGL, encoded by the coding sequence TTGATCACGGCCTTTTGGGCGGCGCTCGGGTTTCTCACCTGTCTCCCGGTGCCGCGCGGCTTGCCGCACGGGGGACCGACGGCAGGCCATTCGGTGGTTATGTACCCGCTCGCGGGCCTCGTGATCGGCGCGCTTTGCGGCATCGAAGCGGCGCTCTTCGATGGGGTGGGCGAGGGGCTGCGCGCAGCGATCGTCGTGACCCTGTGGGTCGCCCTGACGGGTGGGCTGCACCTCGATGGGCTTGCGGATTGGGCCGATGCCTGGGCCGCTGGCCGCGGGGACCGCGACCGGAGCCTGGCCGTCCTCGAGGACCCGCATGCCGGGGCGATGGCGATCGTGGCCGTGGTCCTCGTGCTGCTCGTAAAGTTCGCCGCCTTGGCGGAGGTCCTGGGGGGCCAAGCCTACGCCCCCCTGATCCTGGCACCGGTGCTGGGGCGGACGGCGGTGACCCTGGTGCTCCTGACTACGCCCTATGTGCGGGTGAGCGGGCTCGGCAGCGAGCTCCTGGCGAACCTGCCGAGACGCGCGGCGATCGGCTCCGCCGGGGTTGCCTTCGTCGTTTGCGCGTTCGGTCTCGGTGTGTTCGCGACGGCCAGTGCGCTCGCGACCGTGTATCTGCTACGCCGGTTCATGATCGCCCACCTCGGTGGCTGCACCGGCGACACACTCGGGGCCACGGTCGAGGTGGTCGAGGCCGTGATACTGGTCACGGCGGCGTCAGGCCTGTAG
- a CDS encoding histidine phosphatase family protein — protein sequence MTTRPGTVIDLLRHGEVEGGLCLGAHADAAQSAVGARQVDSWARAPWRWAGIVSSPLERCRAAARALGASLGLTPRIEPRFREIGFGEWEGRPWKELLREHGDALFAFWACPGDHPAPGGEDYAAFDGRVWAAFEDLIGEAGGQHWLVVSHGGPIRVILRRALDLPVGRLFDIDVPYGSLARVQADETGAPVLLWHRPPP from the coding sequence ATGACGACGCGGCCCGGCACCGTCATCGACCTCTTGCGTCACGGCGAGGTCGAGGGCGGGCTGTGTCTCGGCGCCCACGCCGATGCGGCGCAGAGCGCCGTCGGCGCGCGGCAGGTCGATTCCTGGGCACGTGCCCCATGGCGTTGGGCCGGGATCGTCAGCTCGCCACTGGAGCGCTGCCGGGCCGCGGCCCGCGCCCTGGGCGCGTCCCTTGGACTCACGCCGCGCATCGAACCGCGGTTCCGCGAGATCGGGTTTGGCGAATGGGAAGGCCGGCCCTGGAAGGAGTTGCTTCGCGAGCACGGCGACGCGCTATTCGCCTTCTGGGCGTGCCCGGGGGACCATCCGGCACCGGGCGGCGAGGACTACGCGGCCTTCGATGGGCGGGTGTGGGCCGCTTTCGAGGACCTGATCGGCGAGGCCGGCGGGCAGCACTGGTTGGTCGTGAGCCATGGGGGGCCTATCCGCGTGATCCTGCGTAGGGCCTTGGATCTGCCCGTCGGCAGGCTGTTTGATATCGATGTACCCTACGGCTCGCTCGCCCGAGTGCAGGCGGACGAGACCGGCGCCCCGGTCTTACTGTGGCACCGGCCCCCCCCTTGA
- the cobU gene encoding bifunctional adenosylcobinamide kinase/adenosylcobinamide-phosphate guanylyltransferase, whose product MRTLIVGGARSGKSRYAEAEAQASGLGVVYVATAQVAMSEADPEMAARIARHRARRPHDWVLIEEPLRLAETLARQSARSRFVIVDCLTLWLGNLLAEGGWRFQTERRALFEVLPGLEGEVWLIGNEVGMGIVPEHPLARCFADEAGWLHQDLARICERVVWVTVGLPQILKGRCGPEAAVAAPYLR is encoded by the coding sequence ATGCGCACCTTGATCGTGGGCGGCGCCCGCTCGGGCAAGAGCCGTTATGCCGAAGCAGAGGCGCAGGCTTCCGGGCTCGGGGTCGTCTATGTCGCGACCGCCCAAGTGGCGATGTCGGAGGCGGATCCCGAGATGGCGGCGCGCATCGCCCGCCACCGCGCGCGTCGTCCACACGACTGGGTGCTCATCGAGGAGCCGCTACGGCTCGCGGAGACGCTTGCCCGGCAGTCCGCGCGCTCGCGGTTCGTGATCGTCGATTGCCTGACCTTGTGGCTCGGCAACCTGCTGGCCGAGGGCGGATGGCGCTTCCAGACGGAGCGTCGCGCGCTCTTCGAGGTGTTGCCGGGCCTCGAAGGTGAGGTGTGGCTGATCGGCAACGAGGTGGGCATGGGCATCGTGCCCGAGCATCCGCTCGCGCGATGCTTCGCCGATGAGGCGGGGTGGCTGCACCAGGACCTCGCCCGGATCTGCGAGCGGGTGGTGTGGGTGACGGTCGGACTCCCACAGATCCTGAAAGGGCGATGCGGGCCGGAAGCGGCCGTCGCGGCGCCATATCTTCGCTGA
- the cobT gene encoding nicotinate-nucleotide--dimethylbenzimidazole phosphoribosyltransferase, whose product MRRQAILPTDIPEPCRKSRTQALARQARLTKPSGALGALEDLAVRLAGLYGTGRPAIDRVAITVFAADHGVVAEGVSAYPQAVTREMLRNFLSGGAAISVLARAIGARLEVVDVGVVEPLRDCAGLVVARAGAGTANFVEQPAMSEVQLERALNAGREAIERVRSARAQLFVGGEMGIGNTTSASAIACALLGADPAIMAGPGAGLDDVGVAHKRAVIAAGLSRHRAALGDPLEVLRRLGGFEIAALVAAYLHAAAGAVPVLVDGFIASVAALLAVGVQAAVGEWLFYAHRSAEPGHGQVLGALGVRPLLDLGMRLGEGSGAALAVPILRLTCALHGGMATFDEAAVSGPAP is encoded by the coding sequence ATGCGGCGCCAGGCGATCCTGCCAACGGATATCCCCGAGCCGTGCCGCAAGAGCCGCACGCAGGCGCTCGCCCGTCAGGCGCGCCTGACCAAACCTAGCGGGGCCTTGGGCGCGCTCGAGGACCTAGCGGTGCGGCTGGCGGGGCTCTACGGCACGGGGCGTCCCGCGATCGACCGGGTCGCGATCACGGTCTTCGCGGCCGACCACGGGGTCGTGGCGGAGGGGGTTTCGGCCTATCCGCAAGCGGTCACCCGCGAGATGCTGCGAAACTTTTTATCCGGCGGGGCGGCCATCAGCGTACTGGCGCGCGCGATCGGGGCGCGGCTCGAGGTCGTCGATGTGGGCGTGGTCGAGCCGTTGCGCGACTGTGCCGGGCTGGTCGTGGCGCGCGCCGGGGCCGGGACCGCCAATTTCGTGGAACAGCCGGCCATGAGCGAGGTACAGCTCGAGCGGGCCCTGAACGCCGGCCGCGAGGCGATCGAACGGGTGCGAAGCGCGCGTGCGCAGCTCTTTGTCGGTGGCGAGATGGGGATAGGGAATACCACCTCTGCGAGTGCCATCGCCTGCGCCTTGCTCGGCGCCGATCCGGCGATCATGGCCGGTCCCGGCGCCGGCCTCGACGACGTCGGGGTGGCGCATAAGCGCGCCGTGATCGCGGCGGGACTGTCACGGCATAGAGCGGCGTTAGGCGATCCCCTGGAGGTCCTGCGCCGTCTCGGTGGCTTCGAGATCGCGGCGCTGGTCGCGGCCTATCTCCATGCCGCGGCGGGCGCCGTTCCGGTGCTCGTCGACGGCTTCATCGCGAGCGTGGCGGCCTTGCTCGCTGTCGGCGTCCAGGCGGCCGTCGGCGAGTGGTTGTTCTACGCCCATCGCTCAGCCGAACCAGGCCACGGCCAGGTGCTCGGCGCGCTCGGTGTCCGACCGCTCCTGGACCTCGGCATGCGGCTGGGTGAGGGGAGCGGTGCGGCCCTCGCGGTACCGATCCTGCGGCTTACGTGCGCACTGCACGGCGGGATGGCGACCTTCGACGAAGCGGCGGTGTCCGGCCCCGCGCCGTGA